From Ipomoea triloba cultivar NCNSP0323 chromosome 5, ASM357664v1, the proteins below share one genomic window:
- the LOC116020542 gene encoding probable inactive receptor kinase At2g26730, giving the protein MNHNLVLGCLVSIIIFHVLQTGKGDETEESQPKKHISTDQILMFSGYFLLAMAVLLGICLWLCRNGRKNQSESHDVNKKVAAVEDSDFSTDAMSASTDFIKTSSKNMPETSSEFSSEMAAAPSHALVVLTSPEVNGLRFEDLLKSPAELIGRGKGGSSYKVMCENPRMILAVKRIKDWEISSRDFKTRMQRLDRAKHRSVLSAMAFYSSSQEKLLVFEYQNNGSLLRRLQATQTGESFEWMSRLNTAATIAESMSFMHGDLKNETIPHGNLKSSNILLTQAMEPRISEYGLKPAAENADFTQDVYAFGVILLELLTGKLPAKNNNSTEIMDLASWVVSVLREEWTVEVFDTALIREGADEERMVNLLQVAVSCVNRSPAARPAMNQVAAMINGIREEEERSMDVSRVSVISSR; this is encoded by the exons ATGAACCATAATCTTGTATTGGGATGCTTGGTTTCGATCATTATCTTTCATGTTCTGCAAACAGGAAAGGGTGATGAAACGGAGGAATCTCAGCCGAAGAAACACATTTCGACGGATCAGATTCTCATGTTTTCCGGCTATTTCCTGTTAGCTATGGCTGTTCTTCTCGGAATTTGTCTCTGGCTGTGCAGAAATGGCAGGAAAAATCAATCCGAATCTCACGACGTTAACAAAAAAGTTGCAGCCGTGGAAGACAGTGATTTCAGTACTGATGCCATGTCAGCATCAACTGATTTCATAAAAACATCGTCGAAGAACATGCCGGAAACATCATCGGAATTTTCGTCGGAGATGGCGGCTGCGCCGTCGCACGCGCTGGTGGTGCTGACGAGTCCGGAGGTGAACGGGCTGAGATTTGAGGATCTGCTGAAATCGCCGGCGGAGTTGATTGGGAGAGGAAAAGGCGGGAGTTCATACAAGGTTATGtgtgagaatcctaggatgatCTTGGCCGTCAAAAGGATTAAGGATTGGGAGATATCGAGCCGTGATTTCAAGACCAGAATGCAGAGATTGGACCGGGCTAAACACCGGAGTGTCTTGTCGGCCATGGCCTTCTATTCTTCCAGCCAAGAAAAGCTTTTAGTCTTTGAATATCAGAATAATGGCAGCCTCCTAAGACGCCTACAAG CAACCCAAACCGGGGAATCATTCGAGTGGATGAGCAGGCTCAACACCGCAGCCACCATAGCCGAATCCATGTCGTTCATGCACGGCGATCTCAAAAACGAAACTATCCCACACGGAAACCTCAAATCCTCCAACATCCTGCTCACGCAAGCCATGGAGCCACGCATAAGCGAGTACGGCTTAAAGCCCGCCGCAGAAAACGCAGACTTCACACAAGACGTGTACGCCTTCGGGGTCATTCTTCTGGAGCTACTCACCGGGAAACTGCCGGCGAAGAACAATAATAGCACTGAAATAATGGATCTGGCGAGTTGGGTTGTTTCGGTGCTGAGAGAAGAGTGGACGGTTGAGGTTTTTGACACGGCGTTGATCAGAGAAGGGGCTGATGAGGAGCGGATGGTTAATCTTTTGCAGGTCGCTGTGAGTTGCGTTAACCGTTCGCCGGCGGCCAGGCCGGCCATGAACCAAGTTGCGGCGATGATTAATGGTATAAGAGAGGAGGAGGAGAGGTCTATGGATGTATCTCGTGTTAGTGTGATTAGTAGTCGGTAG
- the LOC116018892 gene encoding RING-H2 finger protein ATL46-like, producing MICSMGGFREPRWLSEQNSWVQYHKDGVLTYSPPVSGVSGSFQRQPSSPAPPSGNKISPAVLFIIVILAVLFFISGLLHLLVRFLVKNPSSSAEFDGNPEASTSDALQRQLQQLFHLHDSGLDQAFIDALPVFMYKEIVGPKEPFDCAVCLGEFLENDKLRLLPTCGHAFHINCIDTWLLSNSTCPLCRGALFNGGFSIDNPMFDYDGLGEEDGCPQNGENGNSISQKTSDLKEIVVEKGSFPVRLGKFRKLNNLTVEWEGETSSSNLDARRCYSMGSYQYVVGDTNLRVALNSRRNAGDVKRVKSRDQDAEGDGRRIGIGAKTDSYSMSKIWLGKFASSSDSNVEDPPRFDMVSQWMSRAEGK from the coding sequence ATGATCTGTTCAATGGGGGGATTTAGGGAGCCAAGATGGTTATCTGAGCAGAATTCTTGGGTTCAGTATCATAAAGATGGAGTCTTGACATACTCCCCTCCAGTTTCTGGTGTTTCTGGGAGTTTTCAGAGACAACCAAGCTCTCCTGCACCACCATCTGGGAACAAGATTAGCCCAGCAGTGCTGTTCATTATAGTCATATTGGCTGTCCTGTTTTTCATATCTGGTCTCCTGCACTTGCTGGTTAGGTTTCTTGTCAAGAACCCTTCTTCCTCGGCCGAGTTTGATGGGAATCCTGAGGCTTCCACCTCTGATGCCCTGCAGAGACAGTTGCAGCAGCTCTTCCATCTGCATGACTCTGGTCTAGATCAGGCGTTTATCGATGCCCTTCCCGTGTTCATGTACAAAGAAATTGTGGGTCCGAAAGAGCCCTTTGATTGTGCAGTTTGTTTGGGTGAATTTTTGGAGAACGATAAGTTGAGATTGCTTCCAACTTGTGGCCATGCTTTTCATATAAACTGCATTGATACTTGGCTCCTATCCAATTCGACTTGTCCTCTTTGCAGGGGAGCCCTTTTCAATGGTGGGTTTTCGATAGATAACCCCATGTTTGATTATGATGGACTAGGAGAAGAGGATGGATGTCCTCAGAACGGGGAGAATGGGAATTCTATTAGTCAGAAAACAAGTGATTTAAAGGAAATTGTGGTAGAGAAGGGCAGTTTTCCAGTGAGACTTGGGAAGTTTCGTAAATTAAATAATCTGACAGTTGAGTGGGAAGGGGAGACTAGCAGTAGTAACTTGGATGCTAGAAGATGCTATTCGATGGGCTCATATCAATATGTGGTTGGCGACACTAACCTCAGGGTAGCATTGAACAGTCGAAGAAATGCTGGTGATGTGAAACGTGTGAAATCAAGAGATCAGGATGCTGAAGGGGATGGGAGAAGGATAGGTATTGGTGCAAAAACTGATAGCTACTCGATGTCAAAGATTTGGCTAGGGAAATTTGCAAGTTCGTCGGACTCCAATGTGGAAGATCCTCCTCGTTTTGATATGGTCTCGCAATGGATGAGTCGAGCAGAAGGCAAGTAA
- the LOC116019264 gene encoding uncharacterized protein LOC116019264, translated as MSKNPSVFLLITLIMLLVCSSASAAPAAKIVGGVVTNVASALFKWLWSLKSTTTKPAVSTRSMMKFESGYTVETVFDGSKLGIEPFSVEVSPAGEVLILDYENSNIYKTSMPLSRYSRPKLVAGSTEGYSGHVDGKLRDARMNHPKGFAVDDGGNIYVADTMNMAIRKISDTGVVTIAGGGKWARGGGHIDGPSEDAKFSNDFDVVYVGSSCSLLVIDRGNQAIREIQLHEDDCSSYNQDDDSNIHLGTALLVAAGFFGYMLALLQRRIGAMFSSDRDPRTPPRGMPPAPYQLNAMPVRPPLIPPEDEYEKPEENLFVSIGRLFAYTSSSVFEIFGGLFSGFRKKPYPHHHNYPYPHKQPNPWSMQESYVIPREDEPPPLEPRDPAPRKPYPYVPKDLERTRHFKQSRSNNYGGWTGEFQQPPPQLQQLHHQKHHSSSPQTFIEQSCETNEIVFGAVQEQDGRREAMVIKAVDYADPAYNHYNIRSRYNYSHGY; from the exons ATGTCGAAGAATCCCTCAGTTTTTCTCCTGATTACGTTAATTATGCTCCTCGTATGTTCCTCTGCTTCAGCGGCACCTGCTGCCA AGATTGTTGGTGGGGTTGTTACCAATGTCGCCTCTGCTCTTTTCAAATGGCTGTGGTCGCTCAAATCTACGACGACGAAACCAG CTGTTTCGACCCGTTCAATGATGAAATTTGAGAGTGGATACACTGTGGAGACTGTGTTTGATGGAAGCAAGCTAGGAATTGAACCATTCTCTGTTGAGGTTTCCCCAGCTGGGGAGGTCTTAATTTTGGATTATGAGAACAGTAACATCTATAAAACCTCAATGCCGCTTTCGCGCT ATAGCCGGCCCAAGTTGGTAGCTGGATCGACTGAAGGATACTCGGGGCATGTGGATGGGAAGCTAAGAGACGCGAGGATGAACCATCCAAAAGGGTTCGCAGTGGATGATGGTGGAAATATATATGTTGCGGATACCATGAATATGGCAATCAGAAAAATCAGTGACACCG GAGTTGTAACGATTGCAGGAGGTGGGAAGTGGGCTAGAGGTGGGGGCCATATCGACGGGCCAAGTGAAGATGCAAAGTTTTCGAACGACTTTGATGTGGTCTATGTTGGAAGCAGTTGCTCGCTTTTGGTTATAGACCGAGGGAACCAGGCGATTCGAGAGATACAGCTCCACGAGGACGATTGTTCTAGTTATAACCAGGACGATGACAGCAATATCCATCTAG GCACAGCACTGCTTGTGGCAGCTGGTTTCTTCGGTTACATGCTCGCATTGTTACAACGTAGAATTGGAGCCATGTTTTCTTCTGACAGA GATCCCCGAACACCTCCCCGAGGCATGCCCCCAGCACCATATCAGCTAAATGCTATGCCCGTAAGGCCTCCCTTAATCCCACCCGAGGATGAATATGAGAAACCCGAAGAAAATCTATTCGTTTCGATAGGGAGGCTCTTTGCCTACACCAGCTCGTCTGTTTTCGAAATCTTTGGAGGCCTATTCTCGGGGTTTAGAAAAAAGCCTTATCCCCATCATCACAATTACCCTTACCCTCACAAGCAACCAAACCCGTGGTCTATGCAAGAGAGCTACGTTATCCCCCGCGAAGATGAGCCCCCGCCCTTAGAACCCCGAGACCCTGCCCCAAGAAAACCATACCCTTATGTGCCTAAAGACCTCGAGAGGACTCGGCACTTCAAGCAAAGCCGGTCCAACAACTACGGTGGATGGACCGGGGAGTTCCAACAACCGCCCCCCCAGCTCCAACAACTGCATCACCAGAAGCATCACTCCTCGAGCCCCCAGACTTTCATCGAGCAAAGCTGCGAGACTAATGAGATCGTGTTCGGGGCAGTCCAGGAGCAGGATGGGCGCCGCGAAGCCATGGTCATCAAGGCAGTCGATTACGCTGACCCTGCTTACAACCATTACAACATCCGATCCAGGTACAACTACTCTCATGGTTATTGA
- the LOC116021299 gene encoding probable serine/threonine-protein kinase PIX7, whose protein sequence is MSRRRMSSASRNANGRGLELEKSKERMEKKEDGGDGKQKKGCFAFLGWCASPRPHAESSASGSVAKCDTETKSSNDACRDPPAAVVISSSATSNVETAPSTPYISEELKVASQLRKFSFAELKSATKGFKSEYILGQGGFGCVYKCWVNEIEATSARPGSGIPAAVKTLNQDGLQGHKEWLAEVHFLGDLQHPHLVKLIGYCMEDDQRMLVYEFMPRGSLENHLFKRSLPLPWNIRMKIAYGAAKGLAFLHEEAERPVIYRDFKASNVLLDVDYNAKLSDFGLAKDGPEGDKTHVSTRVMGTYGYAAPEYVMTGHLTSKSDVYSFGVVFLEMLTGRRSMDKTRPHGEHNLVEWARPYLSDRHRFYHLIDPRLEGRFSMKAARKAAELAAGCLRRDPKARPLMSEVVERLRPLPHLKDMACESPYFHVIPGRPVNACNGNRMQAGSSSRGRRHSLQSAPPRASPSNHPGPHQSPKPRNGS, encoded by the exons ATGTCAAGAAGGAGAATGAGCTCGGCTTCTCGGAATGCCAATGGGAGAGGCTTGGAATTGGAGAAATCTAAGGAGAGAATGGAGAAGAAAGAGGATGGGGGTGATGGTAAACAGAAGAAGGGCTGTTTTGCGTTTCTGGGTTGGTGTGCATCGCCAAGGCCTCATGCTGAGAGTTCTGCCAGTGGGTCTGTTGCAAAATGTG ATACCGAAACCAAATCTTCAAATGATGCCTGCAGAGACCCCCCAGCTGCTGTGGTTATATCGTCTTCAGCTACAAGTAATGTGGAGACTGCTCCATCAACTCCTTACATAAGTGAGGAATTGAAAGTTGCCTCTCAGCTTCGAAAGTTTTCTTTTGCTGAGCTCAAGTCTGCAACCAAGGGCTTCAAATCTGAATATATTCTCGGTCAAGGTGGCTTCGGGTGTGTTTATAAATGTTGGGTCAATGAGATTGAAGCCACGTCAGCGAGGCCTGGCTCAGGGATCCCTGCTGCAGTGAAGACTCTCAATCAGGATGGACTTCAGGGTCACAAGGAGTGGCTT GCTGAAGTTCATTTTCTCGGTGACCTccaacatccacatttggtaaaattaatagGATATTGCATGGAGGATGATCAAAGAATGCTAGTCTACGAGTTTATGCCGCGTGGAAGTTTGGAAAATCACTTATTCAAAA GGTCCCTGCCTCTTCCATGGAATATCAGAATGAAAATCGCATATGGTGCTGCAAAGGGCCTTGCCTTCCTCCATGAAGAAGCTGAAAGGCCTGTTATATATCGGGATTTTAAAGCATCTAACGTCTTATTGGATGTG GATTACAATGCAAAGCTTTCTGATTTTGGACTCGCCAAAGATGGTCCCGAGGGAGATAAGACTCACGTATCAACCCGAGTCATGGGAACCTATGGCTATGCTGCTCCTGAGTATGTCATGACTG GACATTTGACATCGAAAAGTGATGTCTACAGTTTTGGAGTGGTTTTCCTTGAGATGCTGACTGGGAGGAGGTCCATGGACAAGACGAGGCCACATGGGGAGCACAACTTGGTGGAATGGGCGAGGCCATACCTATCTGACAGGCACAGGTTTTACCATCTGATAGACCCACGCCTCGAGGGCCGCTTCTCAATGAAGGCAGCTCGAAAGGCAGCCGAGCTGGCTGCTGGCTGCCTTCGTCGTGACCCAAAAGCCCGGCCTTTGATGAGCGAGGTCGTTGAGAGGCTGAGGCCTTTGCCTCACCTGAAAGACATGGCCTGTGAGTCCCCCTACTTTCATGTCATCCCGGGAAGGCCGGTTAACGCCTGTAATGGGAACAGAATGCAGGCGGGATCGTCATCGAGGGGCAGGCGCCACTCGTTGCAAAGCGCCCCTCCTCGGGCTTCCCCTTCTAACCATCCCGGCCCTCATCAATCACCAAAGCCCAGAAATGGGTCTTAG